Proteins encoded together in one Triticum dicoccoides isolate Atlit2015 ecotype Zavitan chromosome 7B, WEW_v2.0, whole genome shotgun sequence window:
- the LOC119338005 gene encoding uncharacterized WD repeat-containing protein C2A9.03-like has protein sequence MSQFDGGLAGVYPEEEDDRLADLAGDSDCEDDEYVQSISKASEDTSAMDVLKGKDIQGIPWERLTITRDGYRKSRLEGYTNFENIPNSGQLSEKVCTPVEKGQLYYEFAHNTRSVRPTIFHFQLRNLVWATTRHDVYLMSHMSVLHWSPLTSEKHEVIDLQGHVAPCEKHEGNFYEGFYRTHVSTLAVKNNLLVAGGFHGELICKFLDREGISYCSKSTHDDNGITNCLEIFEKPSGSVHFLASNNDCGLRDFDMEKFQMCNHFHFDWAVNHTSLSPDGKIIAIVGDNPDGVLVDANSGKMIHELNGHLDYSFASAWNPDGRTFATGNQDKTCRIWDARNLSKSVAVLGGNMGAIRSIHYTSDGKFLAMAEAADFIHIFDVRSGYDRKQELDFFGEIAGISFSPDTEALFVSVHDRNYSSLLQYSRRRFYGYLDSAL, from the exons ATGTCGCAGTTCGACGGCGGGCTCGCCGGAGTGTACCCCGAGGAGGAGGATGACCGCCTCGCCGACCTGGCGGGGGACTCCGACTGCGAGGACGACGAGTACGTCCAATCT ATTAGCAAGGCGTCAGAAGATACATCTGCGATGGATGTCCTGAAAGGGAAGGACATACAGGGAATTCCCTGGGAACGGCTGACCATCACAAGGGACGGATATAGGAAGTCCAGACTGGAAGGGTATACGAACTTTGAGAACATACCTAATTCCGGACAATTATCGGAGAAG GTATGTACACCTGTGGAGAAAGGTCAACTCTACTACGAGTTTGCGCACAACACAAGATCGGTGAGACCGACCATTTTTCATTTTCAG TTGAGAAATTTAGTATGGGCAACAACAAGGCATGATGTTTATCTTATGTCACACATGTCTGTGCTTCATTGGTCACCACTGACCTCTGAGAAGCACGAAGTCATTGATCTTCAAGGACATGTTGCTCCATGCGAG AAGCACGAGGGGAATTTCTATGAGGGCTTTTATCGGACTCACGTTAGCACATTGGCAGTGAAGAATAACCTGCTGGTTGCTGGTGGGTTTCATGGAGAACTAATTTGCAAG TTTTTGGACCGTGAAGGAATAAGCTATTGTTCCAAGTCAACTCATGATGACAATGGCATTACTAATTGTCTGGAGATATTTGAGAAACCTAG TGGTTCCGTGCATTTCCTAGCATCAAACAATGATTGTGGACTAAGAGACTTTGACATGGAGAAGTTTCAAATGTGCAATCATTTTCATTTTGATTGGGCTGTGAAT CACACATCCTTGAGCCCTGATGGTAAAATCATTGCTATTGTGGGGGACAATCCTGATGGTGTTCTGGTTGATGCTAATTCGGGGAAA ATGATTCATGAGCTCAATGGTCATTTGGACTATTCGTTTGCATCGGCATGGAACCCAGACGGCCGAACATTCGCGACTGGGAACCAAGACAAGACATGCAGGATCTGGGACGCCCGTAACCTCTCCAAGTCTGTCGCTGTCCTGGGAGGCAACATGGGAGCCATAAGGTCGATCCACTATACATCTGACGGCAAGTTCCTGGCAATGGCCGAAGCTGCAGACTTCATCCACATCTTCGACGTCAGGAGCGGGTACGACAGGAAGCAGGAGCTGGACTTCTTTGGTGAGATTGCCGGCATATCGTTCAGTCCTGACACCGAGGCTCTCTTTGTCAGCGTACATGATCGCAACTATAGCAGCCTCCTCCAGTACAGTCGTCGACGGTTCTACGGGTACCTTGATTCAGCGTTGTGA